The Acidobacteriota bacterium nucleotide sequence TGAAGCTCCACGTGGACTTCGGCCCGGACCCGGCCTTCACCTTCGACCGCCGCCTCGGCTTGGCGGTGGCGGTTCTGCTCTGCGCCATCGAGGGGCGCCAGGAATAGGGAGAACGGGGTCTTGCCGGATTCATGAATTCGGAGTAAAATATCATGAAGATGGCGTCTGGAGCGTTGAAATGGCAAACCTGCAGATCAAGAACATCGACGAGGAACTGTACGCCAAGATCCGGAAGCTGGCCGAGCGGGAGCACCGGTCCATCAGCCAGGAGATCCTCTTCCTGGTCCGGGAGCGCCTGGCGAGAACCGGGGCATCGGACCGGGAAACCACCGCGGAAAGGCTGGTCCGCCTGGCCGGGTCCTGGGAGGACGACCGGAGCGCCGAGGAGATCGTGGAGTCCCTGCGGCTCGCCCGGAACCGGACCCGTCGGGTGAGCCTGGAGGACTGACGTGTACCTTCTGGATACGGACACCGTCGTCTTCCTGCTCAGAGGCAACGAACCCGTGCGGCGAAATCTGGAACTCCACCGCCTCGCCCCGATCCGGATCAGCGCGGTCACCCTGATGGAACTCTATTACGGTGCCTTCAAATCCGGCCGGCCAGAGGCGAACGTCGCCCGGGTCCATGCCGTCGAGCGGGCCGCGGAGATCCTCCCCATCGAAAGGGAAGCCGCGGAGGTCTTCGGGATGCTGAAGGCCTCCCTGGAAAAGGCAGGGACCCCGCTGGACGATTTCGACCTGGCCATCGCGGCCTGCGCCCTGACGAACAAGCTGGTGCTGGTCACTCACAACACCCGCCATTTCCAGCGGGTCACCGGGCTGGTCCTCGAAGACTGGACCCAGGCCGGGGGATGAGGCGGCAAGGGCCTGTTTTCATGAGAAACGCCCCCGTCGAAGTGCTGACCTACAGCGGCTGCCGGGCCGACGAGCGGCCCGAGGCGGTCGTCCTGGACGGCCGCCGCCGGGCGGTGACGGCAGTCCTCGCGCGCTGGCGGGAGCCGGACGGCGAGTGCTTCGAGGTGCGGCTGGACGACGGGTCGGAACGGCTGCTCCGCCACCGCGAACCGGAAGACCGTTGGGAAACGGAATTACAGTCCCCGGTGCTCCCACCCGGAAAAGCACCACGGATGAACACGGATCTGGCGAGAGGCCCTACCGGTGGTAGATTCCCGCGGCGATGAAGAGGCGGACGAGGGCGGGGTCGAGGGCGCCCCGGGCGGCCTCCTGCAGGATGATCTCCAGGGCCCGGTCCACGGGGACGGCCTTCTTGTACGGCCGGTCCGCGGAGGTCAGGGCGTCGAACATGTCGCAGACGGCGATGACCTTGGCCTGGAGCGGGATCTGCGTGGCGGAGTAGCGGAACGGGTAGCCGGTCCCGTCCATCTTTTCGTGGTGCATGGCGGCGATGAGCGGGACGCCGGCATAGTCGAAGCCCCACGGGATCAGCTTCAGGAAGTTGGCGGTGTGGACGACGTGCCGTTCCATCTCCTCCCGCTCCGCCTCGGTCAGGGTGCCCTTGGGGAGCTTGAGGACGGCGAGTTCCCTGTCGGTGAGGACGCGTTTCGCCTCGCCTTCGGTGGTGCGGTAGGTCAGGCCCGCGCACGCGTCGAGGCGGTCGGAGACCTTCGCTTCGAGGAAGGTCGGCCGGCACGCCTCGAGGATCATGGCCAGGTGCTCGTCGAGTTGCTGCAGCCGCTCGGTGAGTTCGGCTTCCACGCGCCGGCGGACTTCCTCCGGGAGGCGCCCGCCGGCCTGGTCGGCCAACCGGAGTTCCTCCCGGGCGGCCTCCAGCGCCACGGCCAGTCGAATACTCTCGAACCGCTGGAGAATCAGCGCCTTTTCTTCCGGGTAGAGCTTCTCGGGTTTCCCGAGGATGCGCTCGGGCACCCCGATCTTGCCGAAGTCATGGAGGAGCGAGGCGTACTCCATCTCCTTCATCTGCATGGTGTGGAAGGCGATGTCCTGGAAGGGCGGGTCCTCGCACCGGTTGACCGCCTCCGCCAGCCGGAGGGTCAGTTCCGAAACCCGCTTGGAGTGGCCCAGGGTGGTGGGGTCCCGGGATTCGACGGCGGTCATGGACGCGCGGACAAACCCCTCGAACAGCGCCTGCACCTCCCGGTAGAGGGTGGCGTTTTCCAGGGCGATCCCGGCCAGGGCGGCCAGGGCGCGGCAGATCTCCTCGGAGTGCTTGTCGAAGGGGAGGACGTTGTCCAGGAAGTCCCGGGACGCGCGGAGGCGGATGTCGGGGTTTCGTTTCCGGTTGATGAGCTGCACCACGCCGATGACCTCGGAGTTCTTGTTCAGGAGGGGGACCGTGAGCATGGAGTGGGACTGGTAGCCGATCCGCCGGTCGAAGCTCCGGTCGTGCCGCCAGCCGTTGAGGGCCATCGCCTCGTCGTCGTAGAGGTCGGCGATGTTGATGCTGGACATGGTGATGACCGACTGGCCCACGATGGAGTCGCTGGTGATGTCCATGGTGAACTCGTTGAAGTCCACGCCGACCGAGTCGTTCTGGGTGATCTTGAAGCGGAGGCGCGTCATCTCGCCCTGGATGCAGGGGTCCTCCACGAGGTACAGGGAGCCGGCGTCCGCCCCGGTCACGCTGCGGCACTTGGTCAGGATCACTTCCAGGAGCCGCTCGATGTTCCGCTCGGAGTTGATGGCGCGGTAGAGGGAGAGAATCTCGTCCAGTTCGAAGCGGGAGCGGTCCCGGGCGGGACGGGCCTCCGGGGTGAGCAGGGGCTGGAGGTCGCCGGTTTTCAGGACCCCGAGGTTGAAGACGAGGGCCCGGCTGTCCAGGGGAAGCTTCAGGCAGCACCCGACCCCCTCCAGGTCGGGGGGCGGGAGTTCCGCGAGGTCGTCCTCGAAGCCGAGAAGGAAGACCCGCTGGTAGAACCCGGTGCCCCCATGCATGGACTCGGTCCAGGCGGACGGCTCCTTCCACCCGGGGGGCCAGACGAATAGGGCTCGCCCCCGGTCGTTCCCGATCTCCACGGAGTCCGCCTGGATGCCGCAGACGGCGAAGCCGAGGGATCGCCCGTCGCGGATCATGAATTCAACCAGGTCCTTGGGTGTCGCGATGGGTTTGCTGGGGCTCACGGTCAATCTCCGTCGAGGATTTTCACCGGGCCGTCGCCCGTTCCAGCGCTATCAGGTCCAGGGGGTCGACCCGCCCGTCCCCGTTGAGGTCGGCACCGGTGTAAGGTGGGAGCGGCAGGCTCCCCGACAGGACCCCCCTGAGGATGGATGCATCTTCGCCGTCGAGGATGCCGTTGCGGTCCAGGTCGCCGGTGGCGGCGGGGAGGATGTCGAGGTGCGCGGCGTACTTTCGCAGGAGTTCGACCCGGCTGTTGGCCCCGTACCCCTCGTCCAGGCCCCCGAACTCGAAGGCGGCGGCAAGGGATCGGAAAACGTAGGGCGTCCCGTAGTAGTCGTGTCCCGTCCCGGTCACGGCGCAGCCGGCGCCGGTCTGCCCGCTCACCAGGACCGAGGCGGCGCCGGCGCCGGTCCCGAGCCGGCTGGTGATGGCCTTGTCGCCCACGTAGGGGAGGTTGATCTCGTGGAAGACCGTTCCGGGGACCCCCGCCAGGGAGGCCAGCGTCCCGTAGTCTGCCTGGGTGCTGGGCGCCTCGAACCAGGAACGGGCGAGGAAATCCGTTTCGGTGTCCGACCAGATGGAGCCGGACTCCAGGTAGACCGCCCGGCCCAGGGCCATGGCCCGACGAATGTTGTAGCCGTCCGCGGGCTGGGGGATCGTCTCCCAGGGCATGACGCCGAAGCACACGAAGAGGGCGCGCAGGTCCGTCACGTCGGTGAGGTCGTAGGCCCGGTCCGTGACGGCGTCGATGCCGCAGGCGGCGAGGGCGGCCTGCAGGGCGGGGGCGCTGTTGTGGTTGGGGTCCATGTCGACGACGATGGCGGTGGGCTTTTTCAGCCGGACCCAGAAGCGGCCGGTGGCGGCGTAACCGCCCGACGCGCGCAGGGTCAGGGAGAAGACGTACACCTTCGCCATCGGGGCCTGGGCGGAGAACCGGACGACGAAATCGGTCAGGCCAGGTCCCTCGGCGCCTTTCGGGAGGTCCGGCCAGGCCACGGTCCCGGACACCACCGTCACCTCGGGGTCCGCGCAGGCCAGTTCGGCCGTGACGCCCGAAGCGGGGAGCCCCTGGTTCCTCAGGGTGACCCGGACGCGGCACTCCTCCCCCGGGGCGGGCACGAAGTCCCCCTCGACGTCCGTCTCCACCCGGGTCTGGACGAGGCGCGGGCCGTCCGCCGCGTCGCATTCGGCCCACCGGGTGCCCGTGCCGATCTTGGCCGCCCCGTACTTGATGCGCATGTAACCGGACTCGCCCCACGAGGCGCCCCAGGAGTTCCGCATGATCCAGTAGCCGTTTCCCGCCGTGTCCGTGTCGGTCCACCCCGTCAGGATCACGGCGTGGTTGGTGGACGGGGCGCCGGGGCCCTCGAACACCCCGCCCGTGTACGCCTGGAAGGCGTTGTCCACCGCCACGGAGGTGGCCACGGGCCCGTGGTCGTAGATCGCCTGCTTGATGAGGTCCGTTCCCGCCGCGGCCCCGAACTCCCGAACCCGGTACGGTCGCGAAAGCCCTTCCGAGAGGCAGGAGCCCCAGGGGAAATTCTTGTAGCGGTAAGGGTACCAGGCTTCGGGAACGGCCCCGTTCGTGTCCAGCCAGGAGAGGGCCAGGCTCAGGAAACCACCCTCGCAGCCGGAGTTGCTGCTGTCGCGGTCGCAATCCACGAGGAGTTGCTCGGAAAGGTCGATCGCGACGCCGTCGCGGATCAGGGCCTGGTACTCCAGGATCCCCACCGCGGCGAAGGCCCAGCAGCTCCCGCAGACGCCCTGGTTGCGGACGGGCAGCGGGGGCGCCTGCTCGCGCCAGTCGAAGTGGGCCGGGAGGGCCAGTCTCGCGGAGGGCGCCGGTTCACCCTTCTCCACGGGGTCTCCCTCGGGGAAGGTCCCGCAGAGGAGGGCGAGGGGGACCTCCATTGCGGGGTTCATCCCGACGGAGTACCCGTAGCCTCTCTCCCGGATCTCCTCCCGGAGACGCTCCAGCCGGGAGTCGAGGCCCTCGTCGGCGGCCCGGGCCGCGGAAGCGAGCGAAAAAGCCAGGAGCAGTGCCAGCGTCGCAGACCTTGCCATCTTCATGCGTCCTTGTTGCCCTGTCCTTCGGGCCCGCCCCCCGCGGGCGCC carries:
- a CDS encoding type II toxin-antitoxin system VapC family toxin: MYLLDTDTVVFLLRGNEPVRRNLELHRLAPIRISAVTLMELYYGAFKSGRPEANVARVHAVERAAEILPIEREAAEVFGMLKASLEKAGTPLDDFDLAIAACALTNKLVLVTHNTRHFQRVTGLVLEDWTQAGG
- a CDS encoding GAF domain-containing protein, with the protein product MSPSKPIATPKDLVEFMIRDGRSLGFAVCGIQADSVEIGNDRGRALFVWPPGWKEPSAWTESMHGGTGFYQRVFLLGFEDDLAELPPPDLEGVGCCLKLPLDSRALVFNLGVLKTGDLQPLLTPEARPARDRSRFELDEILSLYRAINSERNIERLLEVILTKCRSVTGADAGSLYLVEDPCIQGEMTRLRFKITQNDSVGVDFNEFTMDITSDSIVGQSVITMSSINIADLYDDEAMALNGWRHDRSFDRRIGYQSHSMLTVPLLNKNSEVIGVVQLINRKRNPDIRLRASRDFLDNVLPFDKHSEEICRALAALAGIALENATLYREVQALFEGFVRASMTAVESRDPTTLGHSKRVSELTLRLAEAVNRCEDPPFQDIAFHTMQMKEMEYASLLHDFGKIGVPERILGKPEKLYPEEKALILQRFESIRLAVALEAAREELRLADQAGGRLPEEVRRRVEAELTERLQQLDEHLAMILEACRPTFLEAKVSDRLDACAGLTYRTTEGEAKRVLTDRELAVLKLPKGTLTEAEREEMERHVVHTANFLKLIPWGFDYAGVPLIAAMHHEKMDGTGYPFRYSATQIPLQAKVIAVCDMFDALTSADRPYKKAVPVDRALEIILQEAARGALDPALVRLFIAAGIYHR